The DNA sequence ACCGAGTGGATTATCCATGGCAGTTACCACTCCAGCGCCGGTTATGAGATGTTTGCGCAACTGTGCGCCAGACTGGGGCGGCCGCCTAAGGCGCTGTTTACCGCCGCCTGCGGCCTACTCGAAGGGGTTCTGCGCTACCTGAATCAACACAATCTCATGGATTGTGATATGCGCTTATGCAGCTTTGACGACCACTATCTGTTTGATTGCCTGCCAATGAAAATCGACACCGTTGCGCAGGATTGCGAAACGCTGGCACGCAACAGCTTTGAGATGATAAACCAGCTTATCGCCGGGCAACCGCTGACGGAAAGCCGGGTCTATGTTCCTACACGCCTGCACTGGCGCTACCCAGGCTTACATCACTGACAGCCATGTCGGGCTATCTTCAGACATAAAAAAACCACCGCTGTTAGCGGTGGTTCTGATAATGCCGTCCCTGATTAAGCAAGCGCGAGACCTTGCCATGTCAAACCCTGCTGCTGCGACATCACCGGGAATACGCGCCTCAGCGTTCTTTTACCCCAACGCTCTGTCACCCCAGCGTACCTTCGCCTCAGCGTACTTTCTCTGCCCCCATCAGGCCAATTTTGAGATAGCCCGCGTCACGCAGCGAATCCATCACCCGCATCAGGGTTTCATAATCCACGCTTTTATCTGCCTGGAAAAAGATTGTGGTGTCTTTATTACCCTGCGTTTTTGCCGCCAGTGCCTGCGGCAACAGCGCTTCGCTGATGGCGTCATCGCCCAGATAAAGCTGTTTATCCGCTTTGACCGTCAGGAATACCGGTTTTTCCGGGCGAGGTTGCGGCGTGGCGCTGGAGGCAGGCAAATTCACGCGTACATCCACCGTTGCCAGCGGTGCTGCCACCATAAAGATAATCAACAGCACCAGCATGACATCAATAAACGGCGTGACGTTGATATCATGCATTTCGCCGTTTTCACTCTGCCCGTCGTTTAAATGTATCGCCATCGCGTTACCCTACCCGCAGCGTGTGGGCCGGAGCTGAGACACGAATGCCGTTACTGGCGGCGATGTCCAAATCACGGCTTTGCAGCAGTAGCACCTGTGCCGCCACATCACTCACGATAGCTTTATAACTGGCCGTCCAGCGGGCGAACACATTATAAATCACCACGGCCGGGATCGCTGCCACCAACCCGATAGCGGTGGCTAACAGCGCTTCAGCAATCCCCGGCGCTACCACAGCCAGATTGGTGGTTTGCGACTGGGCGATGCCAATAAAGCTGTTCATGATGCCCCACACCGTACCGAACAGACCGATAAACGGCGCGATGGCACCAACGGTCGCCAGATAGCCGGTGCCTCGTCCCATCTGACGTCCGGTTGCCGCAACGCGGCGTTCCAGGCGGAAAGCGGTACGCTCTTTAATACCGCTATTGTCATCTGAACGGGCTGAGAGCTCTTGTTCGTTACGGGCGTCGGCCAATAATTGCAGTGTCACGCTGCCTGGAGTGAACACCCCGGCAATATCGGTGGCGTCATCGAATGTGCGTGCGTCACTCAACGCCTGATGCTCGCGATGAATACGCTTTTTCGCCGCCATCAGGCTGATACTTTTACTAAAGAAAATCGCCCAGGTGACGACCGATGCCAACAGCAGCCCTATCATGACGGTTTTCACCACGATATCAGCGTGCTGGTACATTCCCCAGACGGATAAATCCGTGCGCATCATACCGTTGGCTGTCGCCGTCGGCGCGCCGACGGCCAAGGGTACCGGGGCTGGTGCCGCCACTGCGTGCCCTGCCATCACGATTGACAGCGCCACGACCCCCAGCCGACAGGCCACAGCCCGAAACATGCTGCCGGACTTGTGCCAGACTGAAGAACCCCGTTGCTTAATAGTATTGTCAGCCGTATACACGCTGTGCCTCCGCCAAATGATCTCGACTATAACTCCGGGCCGTTCGCCCTTGTGATGGCGAAAATGATACCAAACCCAGAATTAATTGATAGTCGTTCTCATTATTATTTGCGTATTTTGCCGCTCGCCAGTCAGCCATGTGCATGAGACCTCTTCATCTGGCGGAAAAAGCCGCCCCGACCGCCTGTCAGCCGTGATAACGTAAGAAATAGCGAAAGAAAAATAGCCAAACATGTTTTAGCGACAGGTGACAGGTGATTGTTTTATGACAAGTAAGAAAATTGCGACCACGCTGGTGGCTGCCGGACGCAGCAAGCGCGTGACCCAAGGCGCAGTCAACCCGGTGATTCAACGCGCCTCTTCTTTGGTTTTTGATAGCGTGCAGGAAAAAAAACACGCCACGATTAACCGCGCCAAAGGCGCGCTGTTTTATGGTCGCCGTGGCACCCTGACCCATTTTGCGTTACAAGACGCCATGACCGAGCTTGAAGGCGGTGCCGGTTGTGCGCTCTACCCCTGTGGCGCAGCCGCGATTGCCAACGCCATCACCGCATTTGTTAGCGCAGGCGATCACCTGTTAGTCACCGGTTCCGCCTACGAACCGACGCAGGATTTTTGTAACAAAGTGCTGGGCAAAATGAACATCAGCACCACCTTTTTCGACCCGATGATTGGCGACAATATCGCCTCGCTGATTCAACCCAACACACGCGTGGTGTTTCTCGAGTCTCCCGGCTCCATTACCATGGAAGTGCAAGACGTTCCGGCGATTGTCGCCGCTGTGCGTCGCGTTAACCCTGACATTGTCATCATGATAGACAACACCTGGGCGGCAGGGGTGCTGTTCCAACCGCTGGCGCTTGGCGTGGATATCTCGATTCAGTCAGCCACCAAGTATATTATCGGGCACTCCGATGCCATGTTAGGCACGGCGGTTGCCAATGCCCGCTGCTGGGATCAATTACGCGAACAATCCTACCTGATGGGCCAAATGGCCGATGCAGACAGTGCCTACATGGCAAGCCGAGGCTTGCGTACGCTAGGGGTGCGCTTGCAGCAACATCAGGAAAACGGACTACGTATCGCGCACTGGCTGGCAGCGCGCCCTGAAGTGGCGGTGGTGAATCATCCGGCGCTGCCGGGCTGTAAAGGCCATGCGTTTTTCACACGAGATTTCAGCGGCAGCAACGGCTTATTCTCGTTTGTGCTACGGGAAAAACTCAGCCCCTCTCAACTGGCGAACTACCTTGATAACTTTAGCCATTTCCGCATGGCCTACTCCTGGGGCGGCTTTGAATCACTCATTCTGGCCAACCAGCCTGACGAGCTGGCGGCGATTCGCCCGGCTGGTGGCGTTGATTTTAGCGGCACGCTGGTACGTCTGCATATCGGCCTTGAGGACAGCGATGACCTGGTAGCTGATTTGGAATCCGGTTTCAACAGATTGCAGAAAATGTGACGCCGCCAACTCTTCACCCCCTGCAAGCCGCTGTGGTAAGACCGCTAAAGCGTATATGATGAACGGTAACAATGATGACAATACGTTTACCTTTCTTACCCTATGCTGAGGTTCGTTTTTAGCACCTCAGGACAGCGCGGCCTTAGCGTAACGTATCATGAGATATCGAGCCTTTTGCTACGCGGCTTCAGGGGTTAAGCAAACCAGACAGGATGCATTATGAGTGTTCTACATGAAATCGTTAACGCGCTGTGGCGGCATGACTTCAGCGCCTTGGCTGACCCGCAGGTGTTGTGGTTTATTTATGCGATTCTGTTCGCCACACTGTTTCTGGAAAATGGTTTGCTGCCCGCCTCATTCCTGCCGGGAGACAGCCTGTTACTGCTGACCGGCGCATTGATCGCCAAAGGGGTGATGCACTTCGCATACAACGATAACCCTGCTGACGGTGGCCGCCAGCCTCGGTTGCTGGTTAAGCTACCTGCAAGGGCGCTGGCTGGGCGATACCCGGCTGGTGAAAAAGTGGTTGCAGCAGCTCCCCGCTCACTACCATCAACGCACCCATGACCTGTTCCACCAGCACGGTTTATCCGCGCTCCTGGTCGGGCGTTTTCTCGCCTTTGTGCGCACCATGCTCCCCACCATTGCCGGTGTTTCCGGCCTTAGCAACACCCGTTTTCAGATTTTCAACTGGTTAAGCGGCTTTTTGTGGGTCGGCGGAATTATCACCATGGGATATGCCTTCAGCCATATTCCGCTGGTCAAACGCTATGAAGATCAGGTGATGGCGGTGCTGTGCATTCTGCCGCTGGTGCTGTTATTCAGCGGGCTGGTCGGCGTACTGCTGATGGTATGGCGCAGACGTCGCGCACTGGCCTGATACCCAAACATACTGCGAGCCATCGCATGATGGCCGCAGTGTCCTCTCCTTCACGATTCTCTTTCGCCGTTGTCACTACCACGCATTTCTTTCCATTACCGTCTGGCCGGAACGCAGCCTTGCCACTTCATCACCCGGTGTGGTGCCAAAAAAACGTTTGAATTCACGACTAAACTGCGAGGGGCTTTCGTAGCCAACCTGCATCGACGCGGCATTGGCTTTCAGGCCATCCTGTAACATCAGCAAACGCGCTTTATGCAGGCGATACGATTTCAGGTATTGCAGCGGCGACGTATTGGTGACGGCTTTGAAGTTATGGTGAAACGCCGACACACTCATGTTGACATCCGTCGCCAGCGCCTCGACGCTCAGGCTCTCGGCATAGTGATTTTCGATATGGCGCAGCGCGCGGGCTATCTGGCTGAAGTGGCTGTAGCGGTTCATCAGCGCCTGTAGCGAATCACCACAGGGGCCGCATAGCACATGGTACAAAATTTCCCGCACGATCCACGGCCCCAGCACCCGGGCATCTCGCGTATGTGCCATCGCCTCCAGCAGCCGCTCTGCCGCACAGAGTATGGCGTCATTTAACGGCACGCTGTTGATACCGGTAGTGTCTGCGCGGCGCTTATCTGCCCCGCCTTCATCGCCCATCTCTATCAACAGGTCTTGCAGAATAGGGATATCCACCCGAATTGAAATACCGACGATCGGATTGTCCGGGCTGGCAAAACTTTCACACTCAAACGGCAGCGGCACCGTCATCAGCAAGTAATTTTCCGGGTCATAACGAAAATGCTTACCGCCCAAATAGCCGACCTTATGGCCCTGAAAAATAATCACGATACAAGGGTCATATAGCACCGGAGTGCGCGCGCCATGGCGATCGGTGTAGATAACCTTCACTTGAGGGATAGGCGTCTGGCTGATGCAATTCGGGCTGGCGAAAGGCATCGCCAGATTAATTAAGCGCTGGCGTGTAGTTAAGTTTTGCATATATTCATCTCATTCTGACAACAGAAATAAAATGACATATAACCCCCACATAATCACCCTTTCCTTCTATTTTTTGCAGAAACAGGCAATACATAGCGAGAAATGAGCATTGCCGGAAACGCCCGGGAAGACGAGAATAAAATTCCTATTTTGGCAGGTATGCGTTGAGGATCGTCATGAATCAAACCATTGAATTACTTAAACAACATCGCAGTGAACGCAGTTACCTGGATAAACCGATCCCGCAAGAGGTGCTGTCTGCGATTATCGAGAGCGCGCATTTAGCGCCAACCTCCGTCAATTCCCAGCAAGTTTCCATCATCGTCACCCAAGACCCGGCTCGCCGGGCGCGCATTGCCGAACTGGCCGGTGGACAGCCGTGGATTGCCAAAGCCCCGGTGTTTCTCACCCTGGTGCTGGATATGCATAAAACCGCTACCGGTATCGCCATGAGCGGCCATGAACAGCACGCCCATGAAAGCGTCGAGAGCCTCATTTCTGGCGCCACTGACGTTGGCATCGCGCTGGGTACGCTTATTGCCGCTGCGCACGCTTTTGGCCTCGGCATTGTGCCGATTGGCGGCATACGCAACCAGCCGCAAGGCATTATCGATCTGCTGGAACTGCCGCCGCTGACCTTCCCGGTCGCGGGGCTGGTACTGGGCTATGTCGATAAACCGGCTAACCAGAAACCCCGCCTGCCGCTGACCACGTTCCGCCACGACGAAGTGTACCAGGGCGAGGTGCTGGCTGGCGCAATTGAGCGCTATAACCAACTATTAATGGATCACTGGCAGCAAACCGGGCGTCACGACGGCGAACCCTGGGGCAGCAATACGGCCAGCTACTATCAGCGCATCTATTTCCCGAATGTCCTGCCAGCACTGTTACAACAGGGCTTTAAACTGGATAAGTAAACACACAAGAGAGACAACCATGCAGAACTTTACGCTTCATACCCCGACAAAAATTCTCTTTGGCGAAGGCCAAATCGCTGCACTGGCCGCACAGATTCCGGCGGACGCGCGCATCCTTATCACCTACGGTGGCGGCAGCATCAAACAAAATGGCGTGTTCGATCAGGTGATGACGGCGCTGGCAGGCCACGATGTCGTGGAATTTTCGGGTATTGAACCGAACCCGACCTACGAAACCCTGATGAAAGCCGTAGACATCGTGCGCAAGGAGAATATTGACTTCCTGCTGGCCGTGGGCGGCGGCTCTGTCGCCGATGGCACCAAATTTATCGCCGCTGCCGCGCACTACACCGCAGCGGAAGATCCGTGGCATATTCTGCAAACCTGGGGCGCGGAAATCACCCAGGCGCTGCCGCTGGGCGTGGTGCTCACCTTACCGGCCACCGGTTCGGAATCCAACAGTGGCGCGGTTATCACCCGTAAAACCACCGGCGACAAGCAGGCGTTTATGAACGATCGCGTGCGCCCGGTTTTTGCCGTGCTTGACCCGGTTGTCACCTACACGCTGCCAGCGCGCCAAATCGCCAACGGCGTTGTCGATGCGTTCGTACATACCGTCGAGCAGTATCTGACTTACCCGGTCAATGGCAAAGTGCAAGACCGCTTCAGCGAAGGGCTGTTACTGACCCTGATTGAAGAAGGCCCGCGCGCGCTGCAAGAACCGCAGAATTATGATGTGCGCGCTAACGTGATGTGGAGCGCAACGATGGCTCTCAATGGTCTGATTGGCGCAGGCGTACCGCAGGACTGGTCAACGCATATGCTGGGCCATGAAATCACCGCGATGCATGGTCTGGATCACGCCCAGACGCTGGCCATTGTACTGCCAGCGATGCTGAACGAGCGTCGGGTACAGAAACGCGAAAAACTGTTGCAGTACGCTGAACGCGTTTGGGGCCTGCGCGATGGCTCTGATGATGAGCGTATTGATAGCGCTATTGCCGCAACGCGCGCCTTCTTCGAAACCATGGGCGTCCCCACTCGCTTCTCGGATTACCAGCTTGATGGTAGCTCTATTCCGGCGTTGGTCGCCAAACTCAAAGAACACGGGATGACTGCACTGGGCGAACACCAGGATATTTCGCTGGAGATAAGCCAGCGCGTATACGAGGCCGCACGCTAATCACCACCACGCCGATTTTCGGCTACGCTTAAGAGAGTGTCCGGGTGGCGTCACCACCCGGGCCGTCTTCGGCGAAACTCGCTTTTCATTGCCATCGCTCCGGTGGCATCATCTTGATACCTGATTGCCCCTATACCTGCCATATCGCCGGGCTTCACCGCCAAAGGTTCAAGGCAGCACCACAAGGAGAATGACATGACGATGCAACCGCTGGTTAAACTGGCCGATGGCAATGTGATGCCCCAATTGGGCTTAGGCGTCTGGCAGGCCAGTAATGAGCAAGCCAGTGCCGCCGTCACCGAAGCGCTCAACGTGGGCTATCGTGCCATTGATACTGCGGCGATTTACCGCAACGAGCTCGGTGTCGGCCACGCATTACAGAATACCGATATTCCACGCGATGACCTGTTTATCACCACCAAACTCTGGAATAGCGATCAGGCGCATCCGCGTCAGGCGCTGGAAGAGAGCCTGCGTAAATTGCAGCTGGAGTATGTTGATTTATATCTGATTCACTGGCCGCTGCCGGAACAGGGAACCTATGTGGAAGCCTGGCGCGGCTTGCTTAATCTCAAAGCACAGGGGCTGGCGCGCAGCGTCGGTGTGTGCAATTTCCATCCTCACCACCTGCAACGCCTGAAAGAAGAGACCGGGGTAATGCCGGTTATCAACCAGATAGAACTGCACCCTTTGTTTCAACAGCGCATGCTACACACGTGGAATACCACGCATCACATTCAAACCGAGTCATGGAGCCCGTTGGCACAAGGTGGCGATGGCGTCTTTGATAACCCGGTGATTCATCGTCTGGCAAAAAAATATGGCAAAAGCCCGGCGCAAATCGTTATCCGCTGGCATTTAGACAGCGGTCTGGTGGTTATCCCCAAATCCATCACGCCGTCACGCATTCAGGAAAATTTCGCCGTGTTCGATTTCCGGCTGGAAAAAGAGGAACTGAGTGAGATAGCCACGCTGGACTGCGGCAAACGGCTGGGGCCCGACCCGGATCTACCGCGCACTGACGCCGCGCGTAAAGTATAACCCAGCGCTCCCGCCCCTATCGCGTGGGCGGGAACAGCGGGCCTGCGTTACGGTTGCACCACTAACTGACCGGTTGACCCTCTGTCGGCCATTTCCAGCGTCTGGCTGTAATAGAGAAAGGGGAACTGGGCGGTAGAAAACTGGCCAAAATAAACCAGCAGTTCAACATTATTGTCTACCCATACCGTGTCTTTCCAGCCGCTGTCCTCAGGCGGCGTTAGCCCGCCGTTGACGCTGCGCACCAGAAACGCCGCGCCCTGAATATGGAACGCCTGCGGCTGGTCGGCATGCACTATCCAGCGCTCATAACGGCCAAGTTGGGTTTGCACATCAGTGCGGTTCACATCCCAAGGCGCGCCGTTAATCCCCGGTTGGCTATCGCCGAGGCGAAACTCACGCGTACGGCTGACTGCCCCTTCGAGCAAATTATCAGACAACAACCGCGCCGGCAGCGGGTTGGTCACTAACGGCATTAACCCCGTCGGGCGCAACGTCAGCACATTCGATGACACCAGGATATTGGAAGGCTCAAACAAGCCGCGTATACGCTGCATAATCGTGGCCGACGCACCCGCCGTCAGCGTCACTTCGCTCCCCTGCGACATGTCGATGAGCACTTCACGGCGCTCGCCGGGTGCCAATGAAAGCTGATTGAGCACCATCGGCGCAGGCAAAAAGCCCTGATCGTTGGCGATAAGACTCATCGCGCGGCCATCGCTCAGGCGCATCACATAGCGGCGGGCATTCGAGGCATTCAACAAGCGCAACCTGACCCAACCGCGAGATACCTCAACGAACGGGTTCTGCGCCCCATTGATCAGCAGCGTATCCCCCATAAAACCGCCGCTGCCGGGCGGGTTATAGAGCAGTGCGCCAAAATTATCCAGCCGCTTGTCCTGAAGAACGAGCGGGAAATCATCCACGCCATAATGGTTAGGAACCGGCAGTGATTTACTGCTCTCATCTTCTACCAGCCACAACCCCGCCAGGCCGTTATAAACGTGCGCCGCCATGCGATTCGGGGTATTGGCGTGATACCAGCAGGTCGCCGCCCTCTGGCGCACCGGCAACACCGGTGCCCAATCTGTATTGGGCTGGATGAGCCGCCCGCCGCCGCCCATCA is a window from the Dickeya lacustris genome containing:
- the exbD gene encoding TonB system transport protein ExbD; the encoded protein is MAIHLNDGQSENGEMHDINVTPFIDVMLVLLIIFMVAAPLATVDVRVNLPASSATPQPRPEKPVFLTVKADKQLYLGDDAISEALLPQALAAKTQGNKDTTIFFQADKSVDYETLMRVMDSLRDAGYLKIGLMGAEKVR
- the exbB gene encoding tol-pal system-associated acyl-CoA thioesterase translates to MMRTDLSVWGMYQHADIVVKTVMIGLLLASVVTWAIFFSKSISLMAAKKRIHREHQALSDARTFDDATDIAGVFTPGSVTLQLLADARNEQELSARSDDNSGIKERTAFRLERRVAATGRQMGRGTGYLATVGAIAPFIGLFGTVWGIMNSFIGIAQSQTTNLAVVAPGIAEALLATAIGLVAAIPAVVIYNVFARWTASYKAIVSDVAAQVLLLQSRDLDIAASNGIRVSAPAHTLRVG
- the metC gene encoding cystathionine beta-lyase yields the protein MTSKKIATTLVAAGRSKRVTQGAVNPVIQRASSLVFDSVQEKKHATINRAKGALFYGRRGTLTHFALQDAMTELEGGAGCALYPCGAAAIANAITAFVSAGDHLLVTGSAYEPTQDFCNKVLGKMNISTTFFDPMIGDNIASLIQPNTRVVFLESPGSITMEVQDVPAIVAAVRRVNPDIVIMIDNTWAAGVLFQPLALGVDISIQSATKYIIGHSDAMLGTAVANARCWDQLREQSYLMGQMADADSAYMASRGLRTLGVRLQQHQENGLRIAHWLAARPEVAVVNHPALPGCKGHAFFTRDFSGSNGLFSFVLREKLSPSQLANYLDNFSHFRMAYSWGGFESLILANQPDELAAIRPAGGVDFSGTLVRLHIGLEDSDDLVADLESGFNRLQKM
- a CDS encoding AraC family transcriptional regulator — its product is MQNLTTRQRLINLAMPFASPNCISQTPIPQVKVIYTDRHGARTPVLYDPCIVIIFQGHKVGYLGGKHFRYDPENYLLMTVPLPFECESFASPDNPIVGISIRVDIPILQDLLIEMGDEGGADKRRADTTGINSVPLNDAILCAAERLLEAMAHTRDARVLGPWIVREILYHVLCGPCGDSLQALMNRYSHFSQIARALRHIENHYAESLSVEALATDVNMSVSAFHHNFKAVTNTSPLQYLKSYRLHKARLLMLQDGLKANAASMQVGYESPSQFSREFKRFFGTTPGDEVARLRSGQTVMERNAW
- a CDS encoding NADPH-dependent oxidoreductase — its product is MNQTIELLKQHRSERSYLDKPIPQEVLSAIIESAHLAPTSVNSQQVSIIVTQDPARRARIAELAGGQPWIAKAPVFLTLVLDMHKTATGIAMSGHEQHAHESVESLISGATDVGIALGTLIAAAHAFGLGIVPIGGIRNQPQGIIDLLELPPLTFPVAGLVLGYVDKPANQKPRLPLTTFRHDEVYQGEVLAGAIERYNQLLMDHWQQTGRHDGEPWGSNTASYYQRIYFPNVLPALLQQGFKLDK
- the yqhD gene encoding alcohol dehydrogenase; amino-acid sequence: MQNFTLHTPTKILFGEGQIAALAAQIPADARILITYGGGSIKQNGVFDQVMTALAGHDVVEFSGIEPNPTYETLMKAVDIVRKENIDFLLAVGGGSVADGTKFIAAAAHYTAAEDPWHILQTWGAEITQALPLGVVLTLPATGSESNSGAVITRKTTGDKQAFMNDRVRPVFAVLDPVVTYTLPARQIANGVVDAFVHTVEQYLTYPVNGKVQDRFSEGLLLTLIEEGPRALQEPQNYDVRANVMWSATMALNGLIGAGVPQDWSTHMLGHEITAMHGLDHAQTLAIVLPAMLNERRVQKREKLLQYAERVWGLRDGSDDERIDSAIAATRAFFETMGVPTRFSDYQLDGSSIPALVAKLKEHGMTALGEHQDISLEISQRVYEAAR
- the dkgA gene encoding 2,5-didehydrogluconate reductase DkgA, whose translation is MTMQPLVKLADGNVMPQLGLGVWQASNEQASAAVTEALNVGYRAIDTAAIYRNELGVGHALQNTDIPRDDLFITTKLWNSDQAHPRQALEESLRKLQLEYVDLYLIHWPLPEQGTYVEAWRGLLNLKAQGLARSVGVCNFHPHHLQRLKEETGVMPVINQIELHPLFQQRMLHTWNTTHHIQTESWSPLAQGGDGVFDNPVIHRLAKKYGKSPAQIVIRWHLDSGLVVIPKSITPSRIQENFAVFDFRLEKEELSEIATLDCGKRLGPDPDLPRTDAARKV
- the ftsP gene encoding cell division protein FtsP; its protein translation is MSLNRRQFLKAGGIALCAGAMPLTAQASTGQTPLPVPPLLESRRGQPVFLTLQRAQWAFSGERRNPAWGFNGRYLGPTVRVYSNDDVKLIYSNRLNEPVAMTVSGLQVPGSLMGGGGRLIQPNTDWAPVLPVRQRAATCWYHANTPNRMAAHVYNGLAGLWLVEDESSKSLPVPNHYGVDDFPLVLQDKRLDNFGALLYNPPGSGGFMGDTLLINGAQNPFVEVSRGWVRLRLLNASNARRYVMRLSDGRAMSLIANDQGFLPAPMVLNQLSLAPGERREVLIDMSQGSEVTLTAGASATIMQRIRGLFEPSNILVSSNVLTLRPTGLMPLVTNPLPARLLSDNLLEGAVSRTREFRLGDSQPGINGAPWDVNRTDVQTQLGRYERWIVHADQPQAFHIQGAAFLVRSVNGGLTPPEDSGWKDTVWVDNNVELLVYFGQFSTAQFPFLYYSQTLEMADRGSTGQLVVQP